The Cylindrospermum stagnale PCC 7417 genome segment GCAAGTAAAGCATCAGCATATCCACAAATACCCCACTTAGTCCCACCAACCCAAAACGAACGAAACGACCAATGGGAAAATTAATCTGGCGCCTGATTTTACCCAGCCGCCCTGTAGACAACCGCAACCGCACTAAGTGATGGATGTAATCTAAATATTGCTTCCATGTAACTTTGCTTTCACCTTCTTTGCGTTCACAAAACACATAGCCCACTTCGGCAATTTCGCCCACATTTCCTCGCCCGATCACCTCCAGAAGAATTTTATATCCTACTGGATTGAGTGTTGCCCCGGCGATCGCATTCCGGCGCACCATAAAATAACCACTCATAGGATCAGTAACTCTTCCCAATACCCCCGGTAAAATAATCAATCCCAACACCTGAGCGCCACGTGATAAAAACCGCCTGACAATACTCCAACTACTAACGCCGCCTCCTTCTACATGACGGCTGGCTACTGCCAAATCTGCTCCCTGTTCAACCTTGCGGAACAATTGCATCAGCACATCTGGTGGATGCTGCAAATCCCCATCAATCACACCTAACACATCTCCCCTGGCTGCTTGCCACCCACGAATCACCGCCGAGGACAGTCCCCGCTCTTGTTGGCGTCGCATCACCCGCAACTGGGGATAGTCTTCCATCATGGATTGTGCTACTTCCCAAGTTTTGTCCGGGCTATCATCATCAACCACAATCAACTCGTAGTTTCCAGGAATAGCTTCATCCAGCAAATGACTCAAAATATTCACTACATTCTGAATATTGTCACGTTCTTTATATGTGGGAATCACTAGAGATAGATGGACAGCATTACTACCTGCGCCCACATGAACAGCAGGAAATTCTGAAATCTGTAATTGCCCAGTTGGAACTGTTAACAGCGAGTTTGATGGGTTGACATTCATAAAGTAAATTTCAATTCGCAGGAGATGGTATATAAAGGTTGACAGTAAATCGAGCGCAATATCTTTTGTCCCACAGAACAGGGCTTTTGTCACCTGAACTATAGCAGCCAACATTTCCTAAAATTTATGATTATGGTTAGCTGTTATGATATTAATTAATTGCTAGCTATTAATTCATAGGATTTTCTTTTAATTCATCGTATTTTTCGTTTAATTCATCTAAAATTTACATTTAACTAATAATTCCTGTAGAAAAATAATGGTTCTATAAGGTTCATTCGAGAAAAAAATTATAACCGTAATTATCTAGTAATCGATGAACTATTTACCAGGTATAGCCGTCCTAATTTAATTTATGAAATGAAGCAGTAAAGGCAGCCAAGAGTCAAGCAGAGGGTAGAGGTGAAACTCCATCTCTACAGTATTTTCTCAAAAATCAATCAGTAACCCTATAAACTCTACATCTGTAGAATTTAGATAATTTTAGTTAACTACTGTTCAGGTATATGGTATAACCATATAGATTTACCAATCTTCTCTACAGGCTGATATTCTCATTCCATACCTGCGGCAATATGGGCTGGCTCATCATAAGCTTGCCAAAATACGTTATAAGTTAACGATATTCTTATAAGTCCCAAAGCTATTAAGAAAACGAACATAAGATTGCGAAAAAGCCGCAAATTTATTTTTTTCATATGAATAATTTCATCTCAAAGAAGCATTTGTGTAAAGTCTAGCAGTGAACTTATCAAGAGACATAGTACCGGATAAAGGCTGAGTGCTATTTAGCTGAAACTGGGGTGATAAAACTTGTTGAATTCTCTGTTTTTGGTTTTCTATTTCCGCTTCAGTTTTCAAACGAGACCACAGAGGACTGCCGCTATCTAACCAAATCACACGACGATATTTAATAGCTTCATCCTTCAGGACTTTTTCTAAAGAAGTTGCCAGTTCTGCGGGCTTTTGGGCTAGCAGCATCACAGGGGCTGTTGAGGGAATGTAATAAGCCAAACGCATAACATGACCCCAAGCTTGGGAATTCATCGCTATTAAAGTTGGTTGATTCGCTTCTTGTAAAATCAATTCGGCAACTGAATGAAAAACCGAACGTGGCCGCAAGCTAAAATCACTAACACTGATGGTGAGATATATAAGTAATAAACCTGTTGCTATGGGTGCACGCAGTTGACTAGAAACCCCCCTTTCTACCCATAAAGCTAGTAATAACAAACAGCCAGGGAGAATAATAATCATCGTTCGTCCCCAGCCAAAACCCAATGTAAACTTTTTAGTTGCTATGTCTACTACCAATGCTAGAAACAGCGGCAAAATTCCTAGTATTAAAGCTACACCTAAGTTCTTCTGCTCACCCTGACGCCAGAGGCTGATACAACAGGTTAACAGTAACAAGATAACCAAACAACCAGCTACGGTGACACTCATTGGCGCTAGGCTAGTTACCCAATCTCCCACAAGTAAATCAGTACCCAAAGTCTGAGTGACATCTTGCAAGTGATTCAACCACGCAGGTACAGATTTACCCCCGGCACCAAAGCGGTTTAAGTCGGCATTGCGGAGTTGTTTGATAGTACCCCATAATA includes the following:
- a CDS encoding glycosyltransferase is translated as MNVNPSNSLLTVPTGQLQISEFPAVHVGAGSNAVHLSLVIPTYKERDNIQNVVNILSHLLDEAIPGNYELIVVDDDSPDKTWEVAQSMMEDYPQLRVMRRQQERGLSSAVIRGWQAARGDVLGVIDGDLQHPPDVLMQLFRKVEQGADLAVASRHVEGGGVSSWSIVRRFLSRGAQVLGLIILPGVLGRVTDPMSGYFMVRRNAIAGATLNPVGYKILLEVIGRGNVGEIAEVGYVFCERKEGESKVTWKQYLDYIHHLVRLRLSTGRLGKIRRQINFPIGRFVRFGLVGLSGVFVDMLMLYLLSDPTTLALPLTRSKIIAGEIAIFNNFLWNDAWTFADVSMRQQEGHQRLKRFLKFNIICLAGLVLNVLVLNLVFNLLIPNRYVANLIAIAVATIWNFWVNLKLSWRVTDVK
- a CDS encoding glycosyltransferase family 39 protein yields the protein MMNKSSAIPKFSWGFSLEWLLLSAIAISILLRILNLGSREFWYDEVLSLLLSTGHSTAYNTPGDTPVVLANYTSLLSLPVESGVREIILTLRQLIHGLLGGEPHPPIFFLSQHLWLRLFGNSEIATRSLNTLFSIAAIFSAYGLGRTFLGHRGGLFLSALLGINPFFLFHSLNVRMYAPLVLWVTLSSWALLHLIDQRDTQIPDSPRRRWLWNTILIVSIPAGLLTFYLYGYWVIVLAVLVLYLDRPHWWQHGCRLGFGVLLAMPWILWGTIKQLRNADLNRFGAGGKSVPAWLNHLQDVTQTLGTDLLVGDWVTSLAPMSVTVAGCLVILLLLTCCISLWRQGEQKNLGVALILGILPLFLALVVDIATKKFTLGFGWGRTMIIILPGCLLLLALWVERGVSSQLRAPIATGLLLIYLTISVSDFSLRPRSVFHSVAELILQEANQPTLIAMNSQAWGHVMRLAYYIPSTAPVMLLAQKPAELATSLEKVLKDEAIKYRRVIWLDSGSPLWSRLKTEAEIENQKQRIQQVLSPQFQLNSTQPLSGTMSLDKFTARLYTNASLR